The sequence gggggcagggggtgcaCATCTGCACCGCCCTGGGTGCGTGGATGCCCCCCAAGGGCTATAGGGGATGCCCAGAAGAAGGCGGGGAGGATGCAAAAGGGAATTGCAAACCCAGGGAAAGCCgagggggcgtgggggggctCTCCAGCCCGAATTGGGGTACAGGGGCTCCGCTGCTCTTCTCCAATAAAGTTTTTGGCAGAGCAGGGCCGGGGTCTGTGTCGCCGGGAGAGGGACACAGTGGCAAGGCCGGGCTGCTGCCGCCCTCTGCTGCCATCTGCCAGCCACTGCCACGCCGGGGGGACCCGCGGGGTACAAgctcccccccagtccccagagAAGGCTAATGGGTTGGAGGTGTAATTTTAAGAAAGGTATTAAAGGGCTGGAGGGggttgggaaggagaaaagaggggTTGAAGAGACACAGAAAGGAAACGGCCTCAACAAAGCACAAAAAAGGACAATTTTACAGTTGAATATAGTGAATTGAAGCCCAAGCTGGCGCCTTCCAGCAtacgggggggctgcaggagctctcGCTGCTGCCCTCCAGGTCCTGGGAcggggctggcagagcctggAGCTGGCACCAGCCTCCCTGTTTGGGTCCCCCCCTCCTAAATAAGCCAGTCTGTCCCCAAATTGTGGGTCCAGCTCAGAGCGCTGAGATAGAGACAGGGCAGGGGCTAATACACACAAGATTTCTTATTGAAGTTGTTCCCATTAAATACAAACCAGGGGTCAGAGCAAACCCCGacagctgccctggctctgcacacCCAGGGTGGGAGCCAcctccagcccagctccagctccgCAGGGAGAGGGCCAGTGCGGAAAAGGCTCATGGGGACCCTGCTGCCATCCACGACCCCGCTGCAGGGACTTTCCTCTCTCCTGGTGGCGATCTGATGGACGCTGGTTCCTCCTCGAAGCAGTCATTAGTCTAGAAGAGAGGAGAGGGGGTGAGCAGGGGGCTCGCCAAGACAACACCCCACGTCCCAGCGCATCTCGCCCCCACTTACGCAGCCTGACCTCCAGCGTGGGGCTTTTGCTCTCCAGGGAGCCCTGGCTGCTCTCCTTTCTCCAGCAGCTTCCCCAGGTCGAGCCCCGTGGCGTGGGAGATGTGGGCCAGGCCAGGAGGCACCGGAGGGAGGTTTCCCAGAGCAAGAACGACTCGTCCCCCACCGCGGGATCTCCGGCGGCGAAGGCTCCATCCCTCCGCCTCTTCCCTTCGGTAGCCACAGAACTCCCAAATCGAAGGACAGCGCTTGGGTCCGGAGCCGTGGGCTGAAACCCAGACGTGTGGTAGGGATGGGAGAGGCCAAGCTCCCCGAAAGACCGAAGCGGGGTGCAGGCTGTCCCCACAACAAGAGGGATTGCACCAGGGACACGGAGTTCCCCCTGGCTACGTACCTACGtctgctcagcctcctcctccatTTCGGCAGCGCTTTCTTAGCTCCAAGTTCCTGATCTCcagcagctttttcttctccagcaaGTCCAGCAGCGCCTTGTAGTGCTCGTCACCAAAATCCTACTGCAGCATCTCCTGGAGGATCAccagcggggagggaggggggcaccggggacgtgcctgcctgtgctgtgctgagctTCCCTcggaggagagctgctcccaCCGCCTCCTGCGCTGCACCAGGGTGAAGGGGGATGGtggagcaggcagcctgcccgtCCTGCCTGCCCAGGCAGGGATGGGCCAGATCCCCAGCAGGTTCAGGCTCCGGCAGTAGCTCGGTGGTTCTGTGCTGCTCAGGGGGCCTCCGTCTCCTGCTAAAAACCACCCTGGTtaggtgggagagggaaggggaaggtgcTGGGAGCTGTCACCTGGATCATGACCTTGATTTCTCCCAGAAACACAGCCCTGTCCAAGCACCTACAGGAATGAAACCACCTTTCGGGACACGGGAGCTGACACAGCACACGGCATCGCCGTGCTCAGCCCCATGCAGCTTCTCCTCCAGCAATGGAGGCAGCGAGGGCCCCTTCTCAGCCTTGGGCTGGCATGAGGCTTCCCACTCCTCCGGGGAGTCCTGCCCAGGcacccaggaggaaaaaaaaaaaaagaaaaaaaaaaaaggaaaagggaatcaCCCCTACCTCCCACTGGTCCCTGAATTTGGCAAACTGGCCCCTGTGACACGGCAGGGAACAGGGTGGGGGGGTGCGCCCCAGGAAGCCCAGCACGGAGCAGGGAGCTGGACCCCCCTAAAACCTTCACAGGAGTGATGGGGACAGGACCAGAGCCCTGGCAGGTCACGGGAGGGCTGGTGACTGTCCCCAGCGAGGCCTTTTGCAGGGACACGGAGCGAGGCCTCGGCCCAAGAGcatcccctgcccagccccgctcccggaCAAGTCGCCGCTGGGCCTGAGCCAAACCTCCTCCCCCAGTACCCACCAGGGAGAACTTCATCCCCCCTCAGCTGTTCCTTCCCAACCGCATCACATGCCGGGCCAGgtttaagcaaaataaaatcagttGCCACGGTTACCCGGAGCAGGGATGCTATATATAACAACTGCCAGGCGAGGAGCCCGGCCCATGCGCCCCAGCGAGGGCCACACTTTTCCACGGGCGACGCGTGGGGAGCTGAGCCCCGGCAGACCCCACGCCGCCTCCCGGGTGGGCAGAGGCCAGTGGCAACCCCACGGGGGTGGGCTGCAGTGCCCCCCGGCTGGGCAGTGGCCACATGCTGCCTGTTGACTGGCCACTCCGTGGCTTGGAGTTGCCCCGCTCTTCGCTGCGGCTGGATTAAATAAACCTCCCTCCCGGGCTCTCAAAAATCCACCTTGTTCCCACGTTCGTCCGCATCGCTGGGTCACCCTGCGCAGGGCTGCCAGCCCTCCGCTGCCACCGACCCCGCAGCAACCCGCCTCTCCTCCCTCCAGCGCATCCCCGCTCCTGCTCTGTGCTGTCAGCTCCTCCTGCCGTCCCTGCGCTCAAGAGATttcacccaaaaaaaaaaaaaaaaaaaaaaaaaaaaaaacaaaaaaacaccaaacccgaGCGTTCCTGGCGGTGCAAACTCCACTCTCAGCTGGGAACTTGCTTCAGAACAAGGAGCCCTTTGCCAGGGCCGGGTCTGCCCGGCAGCAGCTCCGCACCGGGCTGGAGAGGACGACTCCATCTTAAATAGTAAAAGTGGATAATTACCGATTTCTCGCACCACCCACAAGATTCCAGTTAATAGGGAGAGCTCgcagaaagggaaaaattaacTCTACGATGCGCTGCGAGCTCAGCTGCGATTCCTGAAGTGCGGCGGAGTGACAGGTGTCAGCGCTCGGACCCCCATgaagcagcagggagggatgtCGTGCTCAGAGACACAGGAGCCGGTGGCACGGTCCAGTCCCCCCGGGCCACGCAGGACCAGTCAGTGACAGGACTGGGCCATCCCATGACGGGCACCGTCCCCCAGCAACGAGCTCAGCTTCAGCCTCTTTCGTCCCCACAGGACAGAGATGGGCGGTGAGCCCGGCCGTGTCACGGCGTCCCCGCtgtcccccttcctcccccaaaccccccctccccTTTGGGGACAAAGCCAGGGTGTGCAGATGCCACAGGCAGCCCAGTAAAAGCAGGTGACGGTGTAACACCAAACCTAAGGGCTTCCCCCCCAAAACCGGCTGAATTAACTTGCCAAGTCCAGCACACGCTGGGGTTCACACCTCGATTTTCTTTGTTGGGTGCTCGGGAGCCTTCCCTGGCTCCAGGTGATCGGCAGCACCGAGGCCATCGCTGGGGTGAGAGCAGGCCTCCCTCCTCTTCACCTTGGCCCTGAAAGCAGAACCAGCATCATCCGGAGCAGCCTCAGCATCCTCCTCGGGGTCAGGGTGCAGCTCGGGTACCACCGGCCGAGGGGAGCCGGGCCCTGCCGTAGCATCTCCCCAGCGTCACAGAAGGGGCTGGAGGCAGAGAACAACCCCGAGGGGGCCCCCCAAGACTTAGAGAAACCAGAGATCTTCTCTGGCCAcaaatatccccccccccccccccgaaaaaattACAGCATGGCCAGAGCACCCCACAGGGAAGGGCCCCATGTCTTAAGGTCTGGCCCTGGTGAGTGTTTCGCGCTCCAGAAGGTGCCAGcggtgcagggcaggaggggagggggctgccctgtgcccacccctCAGCAGGGACACGTCCCCATCCTCACCCTCCGCCCGAGTGGCTCCTGCCCTTCAGTCCTGGGCCCGGACGTCTCGGGTGAGCGGAGGGGGGTGACAGGATGAGGTGTgctgttggggagggggggaaacaaGGATCCTCAGACACCCAGGAGTCTGCTCCGGAAAACTTCAACACCTTCAGCATCACCTCACCGCGCCAGcccgccccagggaccccctgATCGCCCCCCCTCAGTGCCCGGACCCGTCCCCTGCGTGCAGGACGGGCGCTCACGTTTCCAGGGAAGGAGCAGCGGGATGCAGGAGGCTCCGCCGGGCTCTGAGGATGCTCCGGGGCGGGAGCAGGACGGGGGACTCGGATGCGTtgctgggaagggggaaaaaaacccccaaaaaacaaaaaccaacaaaacccaagaagtcACAGGAGGAAATTGCTGGGAAAGAGGGGGGGTGGAGGGATAAGGGGGTACCTGGTTGGAGAGCACCTGGCCGCAGCTTTCAGCAGCATCTTCCCGCCTGCGGTACCCGGCCCTTCACCACGCAGCCCCGACGACACGGTGAGGGGCTCCGTCAGCACCGAAACACCACGGCGGAGCATcgaccccccccccggctcccccccccgcctcaaCTCCTCGTGCGTTTTGTCCCCTcccctccaaaacaaaaaaacccaacccaaccctccTGCGGGTTGCTGAGCACCCTCAGGAAGGCCACTGTGTCCCCGGCTGCGATGTGACCCagagcatcccacccccccaaccccatccccagcagggaccccccccccggcaccccctccccacccacctGCGGCAGCAGCTCGGCGGGGAGCAGGGGGCTCAGCAGGGACCtcttggaggggtgggggggacacacacacagtcTTTAGCCCCCCCAACACAGTATGAGCCCCCCAGAGCCCGTCCTGTCCCGGGGCTGACCTGGGAGGGGGCCGGGGAGGGGTgtagggggggggaaaaaatcagccGCTTAACGGGGCCGCGGGACCGTGCGGACAAAAGGGGCGGAAAAGCCGTCGGAAGTGATGCGGGTGTGACGCGTCCTCGCGTGACGTCACGCCGGGTCGGGGAGTGACGTCACCGCGCAACAGCCCATCACCTCGGAAAGAGCCAACACTTGGGCAATGAAAAGGCtttattggggggaaaaaatgggtgaaaaagggaggttggggggggggggggggtgtcgtcAGGCTGGGGACCGGCCCCGGGCGGGGGTGAGGTCGGGCGGTGGGGTGTGACGCGGTAGGTGCAGCGCGGTTCAGCCGTCGGTTCCTCCATCCAGGAGCGGCGGTGGCAGGACGGGGACagccccccccaacacacacgcAGAGCTCCGGCCCTACCTGCAGCGGCCCCCCCGCAGCGAGCGGCGCGTCAGGCGGGTCAGCAGCACCTTCACCCGCCCCCAGTGCGAGCGCCCGTCCTGCGGGGAGACGCGGCTGTCAGTGAGGCAAGGAGGGGGGAAGGAACCcggtgggaccccccctccccacctcaccGACCCCCCCACACCGCCATCCCCCAGTTTCTACCTTGTCCGGTGTCGGGGCACCCTCGGAGGGCTCCagcaggctgggggagctggcgGAGTACCCCCACGTCCTCCGGCACGGCCCGGGGTCAGGCGCTgcgtggtggggggggggggggggggacacacaaaccCAGTGCgtgggtgttgggggggtccagccaggcacagccccactgtcccccatttccccccctcccaaCCCCAAACTCACCTGGGGCTTGGCTGTCCGAGCGCGAGCGCGGCCGGAACCTCCACACGACCGGATCCTGGGGGGGCTGCGAGCGAGGGGAGGCAGCGTGTGAGCTGggaccccccaccaccacccccccacccccccctccccagcaccccgaCCCTCACCGTGGCGTCAGGGCGGGTGTGCCGGGCGTCCGCCGCCTCTTGCCGCAGCAGCCGGTTGTCCTGCTGCAGCCGGGCCAAACGCTCCAGCATCTGGCAAACGTGCTCCAGGTACCGCAGCCCCTGTCCCGGCACGGCCTGCGGGCAAGCGCGGGGGGCTCGAGGGCTACCGGGCAGCCGAGCCACagccgccctcccctccccggcactCACCGCCCCGTCGGGCTCCTCCGCGTCCCGGGGGTCCCACGCGGGGTCGGTGAGGTTGCGGCGGCCGAGCTGTCGCGGGCAGCGCGCGGGCAGCCGCTGCCTCCTGCTCCGCTGCGCTGCCTGCACCAGCTTCTTGCGGGGTGCCcgggggggctcggtgcccggTTCCTCTCCGGGGGGGCTCTTCTCCGCTGGGAGACCGTCGAGGGAGAAGCTGCTTTCGGAGCCCAGAGGGGTGGAGGGTGAGTGCTCGTTGCTGGCCATCTCCACTCCGGAGTCTTCTGAC comes from Athene noctua chromosome 28, bAthNoc1.hap1.1, whole genome shotgun sequence and encodes:
- the C28H8orf58 gene encoding uncharacterized protein C8orf58 homolog isoform X2 encodes the protein MWGGSRAPWKRRFSCYGPWETAESCVVRTSASVYRPLQESPRQPPGGMSTWGPPPPPPLSSSSPPASGRLLKSESEDSGVEMASNEHSPSTPLGSESSFSLDGLPAEKSPPGEEPGTEPPRAPRKKLVQAAQRSRRQRLPARCPRQLGRRNLTDPAWDPRDAEEPDGAVSAGEGRAAVARLPGSPRAPRACPQAVPGQGLRYLEHVCQMLERLARLQQDNRLLRQEAADARHTRPDATPPQDPVVWRFRPRSRSDSQAPAPDPGPCRRTWGYSASSPSLLEPSEGAPTPDKDGRSHWGRVKVLLTRLTRRSLRGGRCR
- the C28H8orf58 gene encoding uncharacterized protein C8orf58 homolog isoform X3, coding for MLRRRGTFSVEPLRGRDGPWETAESCVVRTSASVYRPLQESPRQPPGGMSTWGPPPPPPLSSSSPPASGRLLKSESEDSGVEMASNEHSPSTPLGSESSFSLDGLPAEKSPPGEEPGTEPPRAPRKKLVQAAQRSRRQRLPARCPRQLGRRNLTDPAWDPRDAEEPDGAAVPGQGLRYLEHVCQMLERLARLQQDNRLLRQEAADARHTRPDATPPQDPVVWRFRPRSRSDSQAPAPDPGPCRRTWGYSASSPSLLEPSEGAPTPDKDGRSHWGRVKVLLTRLTRRSLRGGRCR
- the C28H8orf58 gene encoding uncharacterized protein C8orf58 homolog isoform X1 — encoded protein: MLRRRGTFSVEPLRGRDGPWETAESCVVRTSASVYRPLQESPRQPPGGMSTWGPPPPPPLSSSSPPASGRLLKSESEDSGVEMASNEHSPSTPLGSESSFSLDGLPAEKSPPGEEPGTEPPRAPRKKLVQAAQRSRRQRLPARCPRQLGRRNLTDPAWDPRDAEEPDGAVSAGEGRAAVARLPGSPRAPRACPQAVPGQGLRYLEHVCQMLERLARLQQDNRLLRQEAADARHTRPDATPPQDPVVWRFRPRSRSDSQAPAPDPGPCRRTWGYSASSPSLLEPSEGAPTPDKDGRSHWGRVKVLLTRLTRRSLRGGRCR